In Crinalium epipsammum PCC 9333, the genomic window GGATTCACCCGCAAAAAGTGATTCCAGAGCACAAACGCCATTGGAGCAGCGCCCATTGGTAGCCCTGGATGTCCTGATTTCGCCTTTTCTACAGCATCAACTGCTAGAAAACGAATGGAATTAATACAAAGTTCTTCGAGTGATTGGGTTGCAACAGGCATGATCTATTTTATTGAACTACGGGTTAGCACTGATTAGATGAGATGGAAATTTGATACTCTGGATCGCTCTTACGCAAGTATTACCCATCATCCCATTTGCTGGGGGTGATGGGCAAGCGTGAGTAGGGATCAAGTGTCAAGGATGAAATCTAAAACTAATTTTTTACTTCATACTTCATACTTTATACTTCATCTTCTAAACGTACTTCTTGAATACTAACGTGACATTGTGACCGCCAAACCCAAAAGAATTTGACAGTGCAATATCTACTTTTTGAGCGCGACTTTGGTTAGGTACATAATCCAAATCACACCCTGGATCGGGATTTTCTAAGTTAATTGTGGGAGGAATTTGGTCGTTAGCAATAGCCAAGGCTGTAGCAACGGCTTCAATTCCGCCTGAACCACCGAGCAAGTGACCTGTCATGGACTTAGTAGAGCTAATCGCCACCTGATAAGCTCTTTCACCCAGAGCAGTTTTAATTGCTGCTGTTTCGGTGACATCATTTGCTGCTGTGCTAGTGCCGTGAGCATTGATGTAACTTACCTGATCAGGGGTAACACCTGCGTCTTTCATCGCTAACTGCATAGCTGTAGCGGCACCATGCCCACCAGGTACTGGTGAGGTAATGTGATAAGCATCACAAGTCATGCCGTAACCAATGATTTCCGCATAAATGCGAGCGCCACGACCAAGAGCGTGTTCTAGTTCTTCTAAAACTAAAATTCCAGCACCCTCACCCATCACAAAACCATCGCGATCGCGGTCAAAAGGACGACAAGCATGAGCCGGATCATCATTGCGAGTAGAAAGCGCCCTTGCTGACGCAAATCCAGCCAGTCCTAATGGCGTTACTGCTGATTCTGTACCCCCACAAACCATTGCTTGAGCATACCCCGCTTGAATTAAGCGAAAAG contains:
- the fabF gene encoding beta-ketoacyl-ACP synthase II gives rise to the protein MTNFDRKRVVVTGLGAITPIGNNLTEYWSGLLNGRNGIGLITLFDASKHACRIAGEVKNFDPHEYLERKEAKRMDRFAQFAVAASKQAIADAELTINDLNAEQIGVIIGTGIGGLKVLEDQEEIYLTKGPDRCSPFMIPMMIANMAAGLTAIHIGAKGPNSCSVTACAAGSNAVGDAFRLIQAGYAQAMVCGGTESAVTPLGLAGFASARALSTRNDDPAHACRPFDRDRDGFVMGEGAGILVLEELEHALGRGARIYAEIIGYGMTCDAYHITSPVPGGHGAATAMQLAMKDAGVTPDQVSYINAHGTSTAANDVTETAAIKTALGERAYQVAISSTKSMTGHLLGGSGGIEAVATALAIANDQIPPTINLENPDPGCDLDYVPNQSRAQKVDIALSNSFGFGGHNVTLVFKKYV